The following are encoded in a window of Geobacter metallireducens GS-15 genomic DNA:
- a CDS encoding DUF4258 domain-containing protein — protein MSPQKEQNVIDIIRSCVSRKSIFWTYHVSMRMAERFVPRQIIFASLDTYEIIESYPDDKYLPSYLIRAEHEEVVFHILFALDRDNDAVRIITTYTPSSEKWEADGRTRRKS, from the coding sequence ATGTCTCCCCAGAAAGAACAAAATGTTATCGATATAATCCGCTCGTGCGTCAGTCGCAAGAGCATTTTCTGGACCTATCACGTCAGCATGCGCATGGCCGAGCGTTTTGTTCCCCGGCAAATTATCTTTGCATCCCTAGATACGTATGAAATAATCGAATCGTACCCCGACGACAAATACCTGCCCAGTTACCTGATCCGGGCTGAACACGAGGAGGTGGTCTTTCATATCCTCTTCGCTCTGGACCGGGACAACGATGCGGTCAGGATCATTACCACGTACACGCCGTCGTCCGAGAAATGGGAAGCTGACGGCAGGACCCGGAGGAAGTCATGA
- a CDS encoding DUF3373 family protein, whose amino-acid sequence MKRVANRVLAGAVLLGLSQPLAAGAAEQDVLKKIEALEKQLQEMKDQMKSTEQKAQTSEKKADDAARKVEKVEEKSLGRWLSIGGDYRFRYDYLRGKIAPYYQLNPRNSGLGDLFLPVQGGTVKNNSLYTNRFGLNVDAKATQDVTVHARLLMYKVTGARDDAALRGENGQAYFSDRAGLFDGTVGHVPGDGTLAVDQVYATWKNIADQPIWFSIGRRPSTGGIPSHLKQNKEKPGNSGVPQLLVDYAFDGMTLGYAPDIESLPGAYVKFCYGRGFENGITDKQGNGLHDTDMLGFNIVPYDTDNLKAEFQYNRGMNIFNTPVMLSGPFEGSSPATDLGDIDWYGLNFLGRVKKAGPGTFHWFASGAVSHTNPNNNTVKVPLKTPVDFGAGSTSTLDTQSGLMWTGKQESKTGWAVYLGGRYDIEATGTKLGFEYNHGSKDWITFAPAADDMWTSKVGARGNVYEGYIIQELKLKPISSYLSKTFFKIGYQYYDFDYTGSNNWVGAPVKISGLGQTTPQMLTPLKSAQDLYATFEVHF is encoded by the coding sequence ATGAAACGGGTAGCGAACAGAGTTCTGGCGGGCGCGGTGCTATTGGGGTTGTCCCAGCCGCTCGCGGCAGGCGCGGCGGAACAGGACGTCCTTAAGAAGATCGAGGCGCTGGAAAAGCAGTTGCAGGAAATGAAGGATCAGATGAAGAGCACCGAGCAGAAGGCGCAGACCAGTGAGAAGAAGGCCGATGATGCCGCAAGGAAGGTCGAGAAGGTGGAAGAGAAATCCCTGGGGCGCTGGCTGAGCATCGGCGGCGACTACCGGTTTCGGTATGATTACCTGAGGGGGAAAATCGCACCGTACTATCAGCTCAATCCTCGAAACAGTGGCCTCGGTGACCTCTTCCTTCCCGTGCAGGGGGGGACGGTCAAGAACAACTCCCTCTATACCAACCGTTTCGGTCTCAATGTTGATGCCAAGGCGACCCAGGATGTCACCGTTCACGCCCGTCTCCTGATGTACAAGGTAACGGGCGCCCGCGACGACGCGGCCCTGCGCGGGGAAAACGGCCAAGCATATTTTTCGGACCGGGCCGGCCTCTTTGACGGCACCGTCGGTCACGTTCCCGGAGACGGTACCCTTGCCGTGGACCAGGTCTATGCCACCTGGAAAAATATCGCCGACCAGCCCATCTGGTTCTCCATCGGCCGGCGCCCTTCCACTGGCGGCATCCCTTCCCACCTGAAGCAGAACAAGGAAAAGCCGGGGAACTCCGGTGTGCCCCAACTGCTGGTGGACTACGCCTTTGATGGCATGACCCTCGGCTATGCGCCGGACATCGAGTCCCTTCCTGGCGCCTATGTGAAGTTCTGTTACGGCCGCGGCTTCGAGAACGGCATTACCGACAAGCAGGGTAACGGTCTCCATGACACCGACATGCTCGGCTTCAACATTGTCCCCTACGATACCGACAACCTCAAGGCCGAGTTCCAGTACAACCGTGGCATGAACATCTTCAACACCCCGGTCATGCTGTCCGGTCCCTTTGAGGGGAGCTCGCCAGCGACGGATCTGGGCGACATCGACTGGTACGGCCTCAACTTCCTCGGTCGCGTGAAGAAAGCTGGCCCCGGCACTTTCCACTGGTTCGCATCGGGTGCCGTCAGCCACACCAATCCGAACAACAATACGGTGAAGGTGCCGCTTAAAACGCCGGTCGACTTCGGCGCCGGTTCCACCTCAACCCTTGATACCCAATCGGGCCTCATGTGGACCGGCAAGCAGGAGAGTAAGACCGGCTGGGCCGTGTACCTCGGTGGCCGCTATGACATCGAGGCGACCGGAACCAAGCTCGGCTTCGAATACAACCACGGTTCCAAGGATTGGATCACCTTTGCCCCGGCCGCCGACGACATGTGGACCAGCAAGGTCGGAGCTCGCGGCAACGTCTACGAAGGGTATATCATCCAGGAGTTGAAGCTGAAACCCATCTCCAGCTACCTGAGCAAGACATTCTTCAAGATTGGCTACCAGTACTACGACTTCGACTACACCGGCAGCAACAACTGGGTGGGTGCCCCGGTCAAGATCAGCGGATTGGGGCAGACTACTCCCCAGATGCTTACCCCTCTCAAGAGCGCCCAAGACCTCTACGCGACATTCGAGGTCCATTTCTGA
- the fliP gene encoding flagellar type III secretion system pore protein FliP (The bacterial flagellar biogenesis protein FliP forms a type III secretion system (T3SS)-type pore required for flagellar assembly.), with protein MTKRILIILTTIAVVAGFAAAALAEPVIPTLSIGVGKASKPGDVSTVLQIFFLMTVLSLAPGLMMMTTSFTRIVIVLSFLRNAIGTQQSPPNQIIVALSLFLTFFVMSPVWQQVNTQAIQPYRAAQITQEEAFRRAQVPVRKFMFSQTREKDLALFINLSKLQRPRNADDIPTLTLIPAFMISELRTAFQIGFLIFIPFLVIDMVVASVLMSMGMMMLPPVMISLPFKILLFVLVDGWGLVIGSLVKSFG; from the coding sequence ATGACCAAACGTATTCTCATCATCCTCACAACCATCGCCGTGGTTGCCGGATTCGCCGCCGCGGCCCTGGCCGAGCCGGTGATCCCGACCCTCTCCATTGGCGTCGGCAAGGCCTCCAAGCCGGGCGACGTCTCCACGGTCCTTCAGATCTTCTTCCTCATGACGGTGCTGTCGCTGGCGCCGGGGCTCATGATGATGACCACCTCCTTCACCCGGATCGTCATCGTCCTCTCGTTCCTGCGCAATGCCATCGGCACCCAGCAATCTCCCCCGAACCAGATCATCGTGGCCCTGTCGCTCTTCCTCACCTTCTTTGTCATGAGCCCCGTCTGGCAGCAGGTGAACACCCAGGCGATCCAGCCCTACCGGGCCGCTCAAATCACCCAGGAGGAGGCTTTCAGGCGGGCCCAGGTCCCCGTGCGCAAGTTCATGTTCTCCCAGACCCGGGAGAAGGACCTGGCGCTCTTCATCAACCTTTCCAAGCTGCAGCGCCCCCGCAACGCCGACGATATCCCGACCCTCACCCTCATCCCGGCCTTCATGATCTCGGAGCTGCGGACGGCGTTCCAGATCGGCTTCCTCATCTTCATCCCGTTCCTGGTTATCGACATGGTGGTGGCCTCGGTCCTCATGTCCATGGGCATGATGATGCTGCCGCCGGTCATGATCTCGCTCCCCTTCAAGATCCTCCTCTTCGTCCTGGTGGACGGGTGGGGGCTGGTTATCGGCTCGCTTGTCAAGAGTTTTGGGTAA
- a CDS encoding methyl-accepting chemotaxis protein, whose product MTIKTKLTANACIMIIVVGAVAVTSFIGMRSIKGRLSYLTEKSTPFQMRTVEFQRSLQGATADLIKVVASATTQEFAAAKAEAEQSLRDVRAAQEVLENLSGEKLQASDELNGIAAELFSTMTAKLTSERESAEASAMISRQARETTARLKELDRKVKNLQQSSSAAYASATDETDKIAQRLRSIETLKASLKEVQYLVVDLQRVQNKKQIQEKYAVAMKKVMQNSNVRQNKQIGSEVAAINARMEELIKAQVEGSDQRRVDALAGHVGEALATISETIEDEADKANQMSTAVAAKLKGNFSNSNIAVGVLSSNSDLVSLGVSVEGLSSRLFLAGSEKELDGIAAEINQQYGRIAAAERAVEVSLRKVKANQELKLLNAAFGSLSSIRETILAKDGILAKLHQKMQLKARAEHDAAKLREIVRKQAAKGKETVTTAQGDQEKAIASVNTTIRFSMGLIVGISIGAIVFGILIGFWIYRSIALPMGQLIAASEEVAGGNLAARLESGSRDEVGKVQASMAKMVDSIRQIVARIGAATESLASNSEEMSTTAAVLEEGAEQQALRVEQSAAAMVEMSQTTLDVARNTSEAAGTAEMMKTAALEGKEAMSLTVRELRHFAGTFEDTAGKVELLGDQSAQINEIVTLIEDIADQTNLLALNASIEAARAGEQGRGFAVVADSVRQLAERTATATADISQTVKAMQESVKQSVGSMHHERRSVGTILDRINDTMEATDRIVEYVERVTDMVRRIAVAAEQQSSTSGDVSRNMDEISVITRELRSSFSDIKHSSEDLSRLAGELNGMVGWFRV is encoded by the coding sequence ATGACCATCAAGACAAAACTCACGGCGAACGCCTGTATCATGATCATCGTTGTTGGTGCCGTCGCCGTCACCAGCTTCATCGGCATGCGGTCCATCAAGGGGCGACTCTCGTATCTCACGGAAAAGAGCACCCCCTTCCAGATGCGCACCGTCGAGTTCCAGCGGTCGCTTCAGGGGGCCACCGCCGATCTGATCAAGGTGGTGGCGTCGGCAACCACCCAGGAGTTCGCAGCGGCGAAGGCGGAGGCCGAACAGTCGCTGAGGGATGTCAGGGCGGCGCAGGAGGTGCTGGAAAACCTCTCCGGGGAGAAACTCCAGGCGTCTGATGAGTTGAACGGCATTGCCGCCGAGCTGTTCAGCACCATGACCGCGAAACTTACGTCCGAAAGGGAATCGGCGGAGGCAAGCGCCATGATTTCCCGGCAGGCCAGGGAGACAACCGCGCGGCTCAAGGAGTTGGACCGCAAAGTCAAGAACCTCCAGCAGAGCAGTTCCGCCGCCTATGCCTCGGCCACTGACGAAACCGACAAGATTGCCCAGCGGTTGAGGAGCATTGAAACCCTCAAGGCATCCCTGAAAGAGGTCCAGTACCTGGTCGTCGACCTGCAGCGGGTGCAGAACAAGAAGCAGATTCAGGAAAAGTACGCCGTTGCCATGAAGAAGGTTATGCAGAACAGTAACGTCCGGCAGAACAAGCAGATCGGCAGCGAAGTCGCTGCCATCAATGCCAGGATGGAAGAACTCATCAAGGCCCAGGTGGAGGGGAGCGATCAAAGGCGGGTCGATGCCCTTGCCGGCCACGTGGGCGAGGCGTTGGCAACGATTTCCGAAACGATCGAGGATGAGGCGGACAAGGCGAACCAGATGAGCACGGCTGTTGCCGCCAAGCTGAAGGGCAATTTCTCGAATTCGAATATCGCCGTTGGTGTTCTGTCGAGCAACTCCGATCTGGTCTCCCTCGGTGTCTCCGTGGAAGGGCTCTCCTCCCGCCTGTTCCTCGCCGGGTCGGAAAAGGAACTGGACGGTATCGCCGCCGAGATCAACCAGCAGTACGGGAGGATAGCCGCGGCAGAGAGAGCGGTGGAAGTCTCGCTGCGGAAGGTCAAGGCCAACCAGGAGCTGAAGCTCCTCAATGCAGCCTTCGGCTCGCTCTCCAGCATCCGGGAGACCATTCTGGCCAAGGACGGGATCCTTGCAAAACTCCACCAGAAGATGCAACTCAAGGCCCGGGCGGAGCACGATGCGGCAAAGCTTCGGGAAATCGTGCGGAAGCAGGCAGCGAAAGGAAAAGAGACCGTAACAACTGCCCAGGGTGATCAGGAAAAGGCCATTGCATCGGTCAATACGACGATCCGTTTCAGCATGGGCCTCATTGTCGGCATCAGCATCGGTGCCATCGTGTTCGGCATTCTGATTGGCTTCTGGATCTATCGCTCCATTGCCCTGCCGATGGGACAGCTCATCGCCGCTTCCGAGGAGGTGGCCGGAGGAAACCTTGCCGCGCGCCTGGAAAGCGGCAGCCGCGACGAGGTGGGGAAGGTTCAGGCGTCAATGGCGAAGATGGTGGACAGTATCCGCCAGATAGTGGCCAGAATCGGCGCTGCCACGGAGTCTCTGGCCAGTAATTCCGAAGAGATGTCAACCACTGCCGCTGTCCTTGAGGAGGGAGCGGAACAGCAGGCTCTACGCGTGGAGCAGTCGGCGGCTGCCATGGTGGAAATGTCCCAGACGACCCTCGATGTGGCCAGGAATACCTCCGAGGCTGCCGGAACCGCCGAGATGATGAAAACGGCCGCGCTTGAGGGAAAGGAGGCCATGTCGCTCACCGTCCGGGAGTTGCGCCACTTCGCCGGAACCTTTGAGGATACCGCCGGCAAGGTGGAACTCCTGGGGGACCAGTCGGCCCAGATCAACGAGATCGTCACCCTGATCGAGGATATTGCGGACCAGACCAACCTGCTGGCCCTCAACGCCTCCATCGAGGCTGCCCGTGCCGGTGAGCAGGGGCGGGGCTTCGCCGTGGTCGCCGACAGCGTCCGGCAACTGGCCGAGAGAACGGCAACCGCCACCGCGGACATTTCCCAGACGGTGAAAGCCATGCAGGAGAGCGTGAAGCAGTCGGTGGGCTCCATGCATCACGAGCGGCGGTCGGTGGGCACGATCCTCGACCGGATTAACGATACCATGGAGGCCACGGACCGGATCGTGGAGTATGTGGAACGGGTCACCGACATGGTGCGGCGCATCGCCGTGGCGGCGGAGCAGCAGTCGTCAACCAGCGGTGACGTTTCCCGGAACATGGATGAGATTTCCGTCATTACCCGTGAACTGCGCAGTTCGTTCAGTGACATCAAGCATTCCTCCGAGGATCTCTCCCGCCTGGCCGGTGAGTTGAACGGCATGGTGGGGTGGTTCAGGGTGTAG
- a CDS encoding TOBE domain-containing protein, with the protein MRKAIAAAAAVIMLSIGTIAGAAEVKMVGTVQKIEMQGGTATVILKDTKSDKEVKVTVKDDLTLDKFKDKRIVEGDEVRVKFDDGDGVVTIFRKTAGC; encoded by the coding sequence ATGAGAAAAGCAATCGCAGCAGCAGCGGCAGTCATCATGTTGTCCATCGGCACAATTGCCGGCGCGGCCGAGGTGAAGATGGTCGGCACCGTCCAAAAGATTGAGATGCAGGGGGGAACGGCCACCGTCATTCTCAAGGACACCAAGAGCGACAAAGAGGTCAAGGTGACGGTGAAAGACGACCTTACCCTCGATAAGTTCAAGGACAAGCGAATCGTCGAAGGTGACGAGGTGCGGGTCAAGTTTGACGACGGCGACGGTGTCGTCACCATTTTCCGCAAGACGGCGGGTTGCTGA
- a CDS encoding YgiT-type zinc finger protein, with translation MKCHNCGGSFEQITTDLPFKTGPHSIIIIKELPVLQCGNCSEFLLEDAVMEKVDAIIAGTGKTVEVEILRYAA, from the coding sequence ATGAAGTGTCACAATTGTGGCGGTTCTTTCGAGCAGATCACTACGGACCTTCCCTTCAAGACCGGCCCCCATTCCATCATCATCATCAAGGAGCTGCCGGTCCTGCAGTGCGGAAATTGCAGCGAATTTTTACTGGAAGATGCAGTCATGGAGAAGGTGGACGCGATTATCGCCGGCACCGGGAAGACCGTTGAAGTGGAAATTCTCCGTTACGCGGCATAA
- the flhB gene encoding flagellar biosynthesis protein FlhB, which produces MSEEDKHSKTEQPTPKRLDEAKKKGVPHSRDLTSTVTLIASMVALYTTGGFMFTTLKSTTSEIFGSMGTFQLTESSVEMLLVKLFLVMLQVVGPFMLVVVIVGLFTTVAQVGFSMNAERIAFKPEKLNPAENFGKLFNKDSFMEMAKATLKILIVGYMSYKIMRDELDGIIYLTDTDLSGILELFKHLCFKLVIHTCGVLLILGIVDLVFVKWRFIERQKMTKQEVKDEHKESEGDPKVKGKIRQMQFQQAQRRLRAVIPTADVVITNPTHFAVALKYDRLTMAAPTVLAKGADHMAQTIKAMARENNVMLVENRFLARELYAQVKEGEEIPEALYAAVAEVLAYVYSLKGKV; this is translated from the coding sequence GTGTCGGAAGAAGACAAGCATTCAAAAACAGAACAACCCACCCCGAAGAGACTGGATGAGGCGAAAAAGAAGGGGGTCCCCCACAGCCGCGACCTCACCTCCACCGTCACGCTCATCGCCTCCATGGTCGCCCTCTACACCACCGGCGGCTTCATGTTTACCACCCTCAAGTCCACCACCAGCGAGATTTTCGGCTCCATGGGTACCTTCCAGCTCACCGAGTCGAGCGTCGAGATGCTGCTGGTGAAGCTTTTTCTTGTCATGTTGCAGGTCGTGGGGCCCTTCATGCTCGTGGTGGTCATTGTCGGCCTCTTTACCACCGTGGCCCAGGTGGGCTTTTCCATGAACGCCGAACGGATCGCCTTCAAGCCCGAAAAGCTGAACCCGGCGGAAAATTTCGGCAAGCTCTTCAACAAAGACTCCTTCATGGAGATGGCCAAGGCGACCCTCAAGATTCTGATCGTCGGCTACATGTCCTACAAGATCATGCGTGACGAGCTGGACGGGATCATCTACCTGACCGACACCGACCTGTCCGGCATTCTGGAACTGTTCAAGCATCTCTGCTTCAAGCTCGTGATCCACACCTGCGGGGTGCTCCTGATCCTGGGGATCGTTGACCTCGTCTTCGTGAAGTGGCGCTTCATCGAGCGGCAGAAGATGACCAAGCAGGAGGTGAAGGACGAGCACAAGGAGTCGGAGGGGGACCCGAAGGTCAAGGGGAAGATCCGCCAGATGCAGTTCCAGCAGGCCCAGCGGAGGCTGCGGGCCGTCATCCCCACCGCCGACGTGGTCATCACCAACCCGACTCACTTCGCCGTGGCCCTCAAGTACGACCGCCTTACCATGGCCGCCCCCACGGTCCTCGCCAAGGGTGCCGATCACATGGCCCAGACCATCAAGGCCATGGCCCGGGAGAACAACGTCATGCTCGTGGAAAACCGCTTCCTGGCCCGGGAACTCTACGCCCAGGTGAAGGAGGGGGAGGAGATCCCCGAGGCGCTCTATGCGGCGGTGGCGGAGGTGCTAGCCTACGTCTACAGCCTCAAAGGAAAGGTCTAG
- the fliR gene encoding flagellar biosynthetic protein FliR: MFPLTTPFPSVNDVAFFALVLGRMAGIFAAIPLFGGRRVPMNIKVLAIFALTVVCFPLIKAKIPQLPADMLSLGMLMIREALVGTCLGLLSLIIFAAVEFCGQICGIQMGLSIVSEIDPSRGSQLSIISIFQEMFATLLFLSLNVHHVFINALVESYAVLPVGAWTMSEGLLNFLVVTIGQVFILAIKLSAPIMVTLLLTSVMLGIMARAFPQMNVFFVSMPLNIGIGFIILGLSLTVFLHTLRGSFGALDEQIIALMKLMGKG; this comes from the coding sequence ATGTTCCCCCTAACCACCCCATTCCCGTCGGTCAATGACGTCGCCTTCTTCGCCCTGGTGCTCGGGCGGATGGCCGGCATCTTCGCGGCCATCCCCCTGTTCGGCGGCCGGCGGGTGCCCATGAACATTAAGGTCCTGGCGATCTTCGCCCTGACGGTGGTCTGCTTCCCTCTCATCAAGGCAAAAATCCCCCAGCTTCCCGCAGACATGCTCTCCCTCGGCATGCTCATGATCCGCGAGGCCCTCGTGGGGACCTGTCTCGGCCTCCTCTCCCTCATCATCTTTGCCGCCGTCGAATTCTGCGGCCAGATCTGCGGCATCCAGATGGGGCTCTCCATCGTCAGTGAAATCGACCCTTCCCGGGGGAGCCAGTTGTCGATTATCTCCATCTTCCAGGAGATGTTCGCCACCCTCCTGTTTCTCTCCCTCAACGTCCACCATGTTTTCATCAACGCCCTGGTGGAGAGCTATGCCGTTCTCCCCGTGGGGGCCTGGACCATGAGCGAAGGGCTTCTGAATTTCCTGGTCGTCACCATCGGCCAGGTATTCATCCTGGCCATCAAGCTGTCCGCGCCGATCATGGTGACCCTGCTCCTGACGAGCGTCATGCTCGGCATCATGGCCCGGGCGTTCCCCCAGATGAACGTCTTTTTCGTGAGTATGCCTCTCAATATCGGCATAGGCTTCATCATCCTCGGACTCTCACTGACGGTGTTTCTCCATACCCTCCGGGGATCGTTCGGGGCGTTGGACGAGCAGATCATTGCTCTCATGAAACTTATGGGTAAGGGATAG
- a CDS encoding cytochrome c, whose translation MIKILFTGLVAGAVMASAAFAKDHPGREYMEKNGYKGPETCEVCHPGKAKEFLSTVHWTHASKVDNVENTDPTREYGMKNRIYTMCNGNDIVNNLKEIPKIPDAKGPKFSGCNTCHPGNHVSDVGSTGPEAEAAIDCLLCHSREYDYSKRKPFKDDQGRVVLGQDRSVKAALAIAKPTVKNCMTCHEAAGGGVLVKRGFAFTKENDVHAAKGMVCVDCHKAKNHKIPTGFDPNNWAHDGVRVACTDCHTETPHKDAEYNRHTARIACQTCHVTRTGGAFAKDFTKWEKLSSGYYEPTTLRKDANETVPVYAWYDKTVANRPDFIGPKGSRSDKASRIYPFKVFQGKGFFDRKTGKLLSMDFAPPMANGDTLAGVASAAKILGIKQYDPVPGWQTIMFGSNHLVTKKNALTCNNCHAPNGVLRFKELGYSDDEVKRLTSPELYLQKMAEKQREEW comes from the coding sequence ATGATCAAGATACTTTTCACCGGGCTCGTTGCCGGGGCGGTGATGGCATCCGCCGCCTTTGCCAAGGATCATCCCGGCAGGGAGTATATGGAGAAGAACGGCTACAAGGGGCCGGAAACCTGCGAGGTCTGCCACCCCGGCAAGGCAAAGGAGTTCCTCTCCACCGTCCACTGGACCCACGCCTCGAAGGTGGACAATGTGGAGAATACCGATCCGACCCGGGAATACGGCATGAAAAACCGCATCTACACCATGTGCAACGGCAACGATATTGTCAATAACCTCAAGGAGATCCCCAAGATCCCCGACGCCAAGGGGCCGAAGTTCTCCGGCTGCAACACCTGCCACCCCGGCAACCACGTGAGCGACGTGGGGAGCACCGGCCCCGAGGCCGAGGCGGCCATCGACTGCCTGCTCTGCCATTCCCGCGAGTACGACTACAGCAAGCGCAAACCCTTCAAGGATGACCAGGGGCGGGTCGTGCTCGGGCAGGACCGCAGTGTCAAGGCGGCGCTCGCCATCGCGAAGCCGACGGTCAAGAACTGCATGACATGTCACGAGGCGGCCGGTGGCGGCGTGCTGGTGAAGCGCGGGTTCGCCTTCACGAAAGAGAACGATGTCCACGCCGCCAAGGGGATGGTCTGCGTCGACTGCCACAAGGCAAAGAACCACAAGATCCCCACTGGCTTTGATCCCAACAACTGGGCCCACGATGGGGTACGGGTTGCCTGCACCGACTGCCACACGGAAACCCCCCACAAGGATGCGGAGTACAACCGGCATACTGCCCGCATCGCCTGCCAGACCTGCCACGTGACCAGAACCGGCGGCGCCTTCGCCAAGGATTTCACCAAGTGGGAGAAGCTCTCCAGCGGCTACTACGAGCCGACCACCCTCCGCAAGGATGCCAACGAAACGGTGCCGGTCTATGCGTGGTACGACAAGACCGTTGCCAACCGGCCAGACTTCATCGGCCCGAAGGGAAGCCGGAGTGACAAGGCCAGCAGGATTTACCCCTTCAAAGTCTTCCAGGGGAAAGGGTTCTTCGACCGCAAGACCGGCAAACTGCTTTCCATGGACTTCGCCCCGCCCATGGCAAACGGCGACACCCTGGCCGGCGTGGCCTCGGCGGCAAAGATCCTCGGCATCAAGCAGTACGACCCGGTTCCCGGCTGGCAGACCATCATGTTCGGCAGCAATCACCTGGTGACGAAAAAGAATGCCCTGACCTGCAACAACTGCCATGCCCCCAACGGGGTGCTCCGGTTCAAGGAGCTGGGCTATTCGGACGATGAGGTGAAGCGGCTGACCAGTCCGGAGTTGTATCTCCAGAAGATGGCGGAGAAACAGCGGGAAGAGTGGTAG
- a CDS encoding cytochrome-c peroxidase, with translation MERKAIACAAVLALVVGTAWGKDDVMGRAKGIFKPIPAKAKALKGNPATPAKVELGKMLYFDPRLSSSQLISCNTCHNVGLAGADLQETAIGHGWQKGPRNSPTVLNAVYNIAQFWDGRAEDLAAQAKGPVQASVEMNNKPENLVATLKSIPGYQPLFRKAFPGEKDPVTFDNVAKAIEVFEATLVTPDAPFDRYLNGNKKALTAAEEQGLALFLDKGCVACHSGINVGGTGYFPFGVKESPGPEIRPEGDTGRFKVTNTAADKYVFRSPSLRNAAITMPYFHSGKVWALKDAVKIMGGAQLGISLTDDDAGKITAFLGSLTGKQPKVMHPILPPNSDTTPRPMTN, from the coding sequence ATGGAGAGAAAGGCTATTGCATGTGCGGCCGTACTCGCCCTGGTTGTCGGAACGGCCTGGGGCAAGGATGATGTCATGGGACGGGCCAAGGGAATTTTCAAGCCGATTCCCGCCAAGGCCAAGGCATTGAAGGGGAACCCGGCCACGCCGGCAAAGGTAGAGCTGGGGAAGATGCTCTACTTCGACCCGCGGCTCTCGTCGTCGCAGCTCATCAGCTGCAATACCTGTCACAATGTGGGGCTGGCCGGCGCCGACCTCCAGGAGACCGCCATCGGCCACGGCTGGCAGAAGGGTCCCCGAAACTCACCCACGGTCCTGAACGCCGTTTACAACATCGCCCAGTTCTGGGACGGCCGGGCCGAGGACCTGGCGGCCCAGGCCAAGGGGCCGGTCCAGGCGTCCGTTGAGATGAACAACAAACCCGAGAACCTGGTGGCGACCCTCAAGAGCATCCCCGGCTACCAACCCCTGTTCAGGAAGGCCTTCCCCGGCGAAAAAGACCCTGTCACCTTCGACAACGTGGCCAAGGCCATCGAGGTTTTCGAGGCGACCCTCGTCACCCCGGACGCCCCCTTCGACAGGTACCTGAACGGGAACAAGAAAGCCCTGACTGCCGCCGAAGAGCAGGGGCTCGCCCTCTTTCTCGACAAGGGATGCGTCGCCTGCCACAGCGGCATCAACGTGGGGGGGACCGGCTACTTCCCCTTCGGCGTCAAGGAAAGCCCGGGCCCCGAAATCCGCCCCGAGGGGGACACCGGCCGGTTCAAGGTGACCAACACGGCGGCTGACAAGTACGTCTTCCGGTCGCCGAGCCTGCGCAACGCGGCCATCACCATGCCCTACTTCCACTCGGGCAAGGTCTGGGCGCTGAAGGATGCCGTCAAGATCATGGGAGGCGCCCAGCTCGGCATCTCCCTCACCGACGACGACGCCGGCAAGATCACCGCGTTCCTGGGGAGCCTCACCGGCAAGCAACCGAAGGTCATGCACCCGATCCTGCCCCCCAACTCCGACACCACGCCACGCCCCATGACGAACTGA
- the fliQ gene encoding flagellar biosynthesis protein FliQ yields MSPDLVVQLARRSFEVTLLLSAPLLISGLVVGLLISIFQAVTSIQEATLAFAPKIIIVMVAMVIFFPWMMSYMSDFTRELYALIPNMRH; encoded by the coding sequence ATGAGTCCCGATCTCGTCGTTCAGCTGGCACGCCGTAGCTTCGAGGTGACGCTGCTCCTTTCCGCGCCGCTCCTCATCTCGGGGCTCGTAGTGGGTCTGCTCATCAGCATTTTCCAGGCGGTCACCTCCATCCAGGAGGCGACCCTCGCCTTTGCGCCGAAGATCATCATCGTCATGGTGGCGATGGTTATCTTCTTCCCGTGGATGATGAGCTACATGAGCGACTTCACCCGGGAGCTCTACGCGCTGATTCCCAATATGAGGCATTGA